In Deltaproteobacteria bacterium, a genomic segment contains:
- a CDS encoding purine-binding chemotaxis protein CheW yields the protein MDPTRPTSGGARPVTNPGARNTVVDAPGLEEFFLRSDEQPAQEASTGVAIDPLEELLLFALGNEWFALPVPLLREIVMPPPLSEVPRARASVLGVTMLRGEVVPVMDPRQKLRLGERLPAGHGTRVVIVDVGDGPLGLWVDKVVQVLRVRASQLEEPPPGVAVEGDPVVRIGRQGERLYGVLDMGLLLVDDGEEG from the coding sequence ATGGACCCGACTCGTCCCACCAGCGGCGGCGCTCGACCGGTCACCAACCCGGGTGCGCGGAACACCGTCGTGGACGCGCCGGGGCTCGAGGAGTTCTTCCTCCGCTCGGACGAGCAGCCCGCACAAGAGGCGTCGACGGGCGTGGCCATCGATCCCCTCGAGGAGCTCTTGCTCTTCGCGCTGGGCAACGAGTGGTTCGCGCTGCCGGTGCCGCTCCTGCGCGAGATCGTCATGCCGCCGCCGCTCTCGGAAGTTCCGCGCGCGCGCGCCTCGGTGCTTGGCGTGACCATGCTCCGCGGCGAGGTGGTGCCGGTGATGGACCCGCGGCAGAAGCTGCGCCTCGGGGAGCGCCTGCCCGCCGGGCACGGCACGCGCGTGGTGATCGTCGACGTCGGCGACGGGCCGCTCGGGCTCTGGGTGGACAAGGTGGTGCAGGTGCTGCGCGTGCGCGCGAGTCAGCTCGAGGAGCCGCCGCCGGGCGTGGCCGTCGAGGGCGATCCCGTGGTGCGCATTGGCCGGCAGGGCGAGCGGCTCTACGGCGTGCTGGACATGGGGCTCTTGCTCGTCGACGACGGCGAGGAGGGCTGA
- a CDS encoding chemotaxis protein CheW has translation MRIRSIVRPLPVTAVPHAPPFVEGMIELRGAVIPVVDLRKRLGAPAVPPGPKARMLVVLVGGREVALLVDRVLEVMRIPRSAVRAAPPLLGGNGPKFYLGVCDATVRGETRLRLLLNLRALLESVDAVPRALVGGAP, from the coding sequence ATGCGCATCCGCAGCATCGTGCGCCCGCTGCCGGTGACCGCCGTGCCGCACGCGCCGCCGTTCGTGGAGGGGATGATCGAGCTGCGCGGGGCCGTGATTCCGGTGGTCGATCTGCGCAAGCGGCTGGGCGCGCCGGCCGTGCCGCCGGGGCCCAAGGCGCGTATGCTCGTGGTGCTCGTCGGGGGACGTGAGGTGGCGTTGCTGGTCGACCGGGTCCTCGAGGTGATGCGAATCCCCCGCTCGGCGGTGCGCGCGGCGCCGCCCTTGCTGGGCGGTAACGGTCCCAAGTTCTACCTGGGCGTTTGCGACGCCACCGTGCGCGGCGAGACGCGGCTGCGGCTCCTGCTCAATTTGCGCGCGCTGCTCGAGTCGGTGGATGCGGTGCCGCGGGCGCTGGTCGGAGGCGCGCCGTGA
- a CDS encoding HEAT repeat domain-containing protein — translation MTAELTGGEESRYRAVRELSLESPKALEQLLERLSDESWRVRKAAVERLAEVKPVARALPHLVAALGKGDDAQARNAAAEALARIGAPAVAALAERLGSDDGDVRKFAADILGEIGHADAIEPLAQALDDKDRNVRAAAAEGLGKIGGPRAAVALERALKADDHLLRVSALDGLARIGAVPRTETLEPLARDRFLRRPVYRLLGRQTGDRALELLLQGLSDPGRSTREAALAGIAEQTRRATGFFWGRLVLLVHRVPGGTAPLLKAALEALGREEPAAVEGAVLILGALQHADAAVAVADLGGTERYREAASTALSAMGAAAVAPLAAGVDKLAPSALSLAADVLGEPHANALSSRALGALDTATPELASELLDLLGRIGGPASVEGLLARVDDPLLGESARRALDQVAARHGQALVERARQLWAQDRSPATLFLLGAVGGPSELDAVREALHESDPTMRVAAVRALASRGQTDAAEAVAATLTDEAAEVRAASVRALNALKHAQLETVVQSALADPAPRVALAAAEVAGVARLRSLVPALTQLVERGTGSAALAALEALERLDGLEAGLLARASEHAHAEVSRAALELAAGRAGGLTLLRERLRHARWEVRRAAARVAGRVGDRKLVPELQARLESDEDPLVVEALHQAIAAIQARGG, via the coding sequence GTGACCGCCGAGCTCACCGGCGGCGAGGAGAGCCGCTACCGCGCCGTGCGCGAGCTCTCGCTCGAGTCGCCCAAGGCGTTGGAGCAGCTCCTCGAACGGCTCTCCGACGAGAGCTGGCGCGTGCGGAAAGCGGCCGTCGAGCGGCTCGCCGAGGTGAAGCCCGTGGCGCGCGCGCTGCCGCACCTGGTGGCCGCGCTGGGCAAGGGCGATGACGCGCAGGCGCGAAACGCCGCCGCCGAAGCGCTCGCGCGAATCGGTGCGCCGGCCGTTGCGGCGCTCGCGGAGCGGCTCGGCAGCGACGACGGCGACGTGCGCAAGTTCGCCGCGGACATCCTCGGCGAGATCGGCCACGCCGACGCCATCGAGCCGCTCGCGCAGGCGCTCGACGACAAAGATCGCAACGTGCGGGCCGCCGCGGCCGAGGGACTCGGGAAGATCGGCGGGCCGCGCGCAGCCGTCGCTTTGGAGCGCGCGCTGAAGGCCGACGATCACCTGCTGCGCGTGTCGGCGCTGGATGGGCTCGCGCGCATCGGCGCCGTGCCGCGGACGGAGACGCTCGAGCCGCTCGCGCGCGATCGCTTCTTGCGTCGGCCCGTGTATCGCTTGCTCGGACGACAGACCGGCGATCGCGCGCTGGAGCTGCTCCTTCAAGGTTTGAGCGATCCGGGCCGCAGCACGCGGGAAGCGGCGCTCGCCGGCATCGCCGAGCAGACGCGCCGGGCGACGGGGTTCTTCTGGGGACGCCTGGTGCTGCTCGTGCACCGCGTGCCCGGCGGGACGGCGCCGCTGCTCAAGGCCGCGCTGGAGGCCCTGGGTCGTGAAGAGCCGGCCGCTGTCGAGGGCGCGGTCCTCATCCTGGGCGCGCTGCAGCACGCGGACGCCGCCGTCGCTGTTGCCGATCTCGGCGGCACCGAGCGCTACCGCGAGGCCGCGAGCACCGCGCTGTCGGCCATGGGCGCCGCGGCTGTGGCACCGCTCGCGGCCGGCGTCGACAAGCTCGCGCCGAGCGCGCTCTCGCTCGCGGCCGATGTGCTCGGCGAGCCGCACGCGAACGCGCTCTCGAGTCGCGCATTGGGCGCGCTCGACACGGCGACGCCGGAGCTCGCTTCGGAGCTCTTGGATCTGCTCGGGCGGATCGGCGGACCCGCGTCGGTCGAAGGGCTGCTCGCGCGCGTGGATGATCCGCTGCTCGGCGAGAGCGCGCGACGGGCGCTGGATCAGGTGGCCGCGCGTCATGGACAGGCGCTGGTCGAGCGCGCGCGTCAGCTCTGGGCGCAGGATCGCTCGCCGGCCACGCTCTTCCTGCTCGGCGCCGTGGGCGGACCGTCGGAGCTCGACGCCGTCCGCGAGGCACTGCACGAGAGCGATCCCACGATGCGCGTGGCTGCCGTGCGCGCGCTCGCCTCGCGGGGCCAGACCGACGCTGCCGAGGCGGTGGCTGCAACACTCACCGACGAAGCCGCAGAAGTTCGCGCAGCTTCGGTGCGTGCGCTGAACGCGCTCAAGCACGCGCAGCTGGAGACGGTGGTTCAGTCCGCGCTCGCGGATCCGGCGCCGCGGGTGGCGCTCGCCGCGGCCGAGGTCGCAGGTGTTGCACGGCTTCGCTCGCTCGTGCCTGCGCTCACGCAACTGGTCGAGCGCGGCACCGGCTCGGCCGCGCTGGCGGCGCTCGAGGCCCTGGAGCGGCTCGACGGGCTCGAGGCCGGTCTCCTCGCGCGCGCCAGCGAGCACGCGCACGCCGAAGTGAGCCGCGCGGCGCTGGAGCTCGCCGCAGGAAGAGCAGGGGGCCTGACGCTCTTGCGCGAGCGGCTGCGGCACGCGCGCTGGGAGGTCCGTCGCGCGGCCGCGCGGGTCGCGGGACGCGTCGGCGACCGCAAGCTGGTGCCCGAGCTGCAAGCGCGGCTCGAGTCCGACGAGGATCCGCTGGTGGTCGAGGCGCTGCACCAGGCCATCGCGGCCATTCAGGCCCGGGGAGGCTGA
- a CDS encoding protein-glutamate O-methyltransferase CheR: protein MTPEEFRLLSEQLYAYSGLLFREEMKYLLERRLQVRLQELELGDFGAYYRFLRYDAGGRDELAIATELLLTHETYFFREPEQLRSFASEVLPQLAQEKATSKRLRIWSAGCATGEEPYTLAMMLLDSGLFEGWDATVYGSDLSRRVLTQARRGVYGESAMRAMPPDALARHFDTTGPGQHRVRDEVRRRVTFGQVNLLDDQNLALVGRMDAIFCRNVMIYFDLPARRRVLRHFYDKLAEGGYLLLGHSENLINVTADFELVHLRGDLVYRRPRS from the coding sequence ATGACGCCGGAGGAGTTTCGCCTCCTGAGCGAGCAGCTCTACGCCTACTCGGGCCTGCTCTTCCGCGAGGAGATGAAGTACCTGCTCGAGCGGCGCCTTCAAGTGCGCTTGCAGGAGCTCGAGCTCGGCGACTTCGGCGCGTACTACCGCTTCCTTCGCTACGACGCCGGCGGCCGCGACGAGCTGGCCATCGCCACCGAGCTCCTGCTCACCCACGAGACGTACTTCTTCCGCGAGCCGGAGCAGCTGCGCTCGTTCGCGTCGGAGGTGTTGCCGCAGCTCGCGCAGGAGAAGGCGACCAGCAAGCGGCTGCGCATCTGGAGCGCGGGCTGCGCCACCGGCGAGGAGCCGTACACGCTGGCGATGATGCTGCTCGACTCGGGGCTGTTCGAGGGCTGGGACGCGACCGTCTACGGATCGGACTTGTCGCGGCGCGTGCTCACCCAGGCCCGGCGCGGCGTGTACGGAGAGAGCGCCATGCGCGCCATGCCGCCCGACGCGCTCGCGCGCCACTTCGACACCACCGGGCCGGGGCAGCACCGCGTGCGCGACGAGGTCCGTCGGCGGGTGACGTTTGGGCAGGTGAACCTGCTCGATGATCAGAACCTGGCGCTGGTGGGGCGCATGGACGCCATCTTCTGCCGCAACGTGATGATCTACTTCGACCTGCCCGCGCGGCGGCGCGTGCTGCGCCACTTCTACGACAAGCTCGCCGAGGGCGGATATCTTCTGCTCGGGCACTCGGAGAACCTCATCAACGTGACCGCCGACTTCGAGCTGGTGCACCTGCGCGGCGACCTCGTCTACCGCAGGCCGAGGAGCTGA
- the cheB gene encoding chemotaxis-specific protein-glutamate methyltransferase CheB, translating to MALRKLRVLVIDDSALNRRLLSDLLSDDPDVEVIATAADGEEGLKLALSERPDAVILDLQMPRVDGFTFLRLLMAKRPTPVVVFSSYARKADAFRALELGAIDFVARPGRPLSPGDPVVAELIQKLKGVRLLGPGALRAGRTTTGELQMARRPARIAVIGASTGGPPAITRLLSRLPADLPMAVLIAQHMPEKFTKAFAERLNRSSSFEVDEAGDGEEIQAGRALISPGGGDLVISRRGERLCVRVLTGESKRKYRPSVDALFESAAAVGHELGVGIAGAVLTGMGADGREGIIALQKAGALTLAESPETAVIWGMPKEAVDTGRVSRVLPLDALIEALVRFGREGR from the coding sequence ATGGCGCTCCGCAAGCTCCGCGTACTGGTGATCGACGACTCGGCGCTCAACCGGCGCCTGCTGTCCGATCTCTTGTCCGACGACCCGGATGTGGAGGTCATCGCCACCGCGGCCGACGGCGAAGAGGGCCTCAAGCTCGCGCTCTCCGAGCGGCCCGACGCGGTGATCCTCGATTTGCAGATGCCGCGCGTGGACGGCTTCACCTTCCTGCGGCTCCTGATGGCCAAGCGGCCCACGCCGGTGGTCGTGTTCTCGAGCTACGCGCGCAAGGCCGACGCGTTCCGCGCGCTGGAGCTCGGCGCCATCGACTTCGTGGCGCGACCGGGACGGCCGCTTTCCCCGGGTGATCCGGTGGTCGCGGAGCTGATTCAGAAGCTCAAGGGGGTGCGGCTGCTCGGTCCGGGCGCGCTTCGAGCGGGTCGAACCACGACGGGAGAGTTGCAGATGGCGCGACGCCCCGCGCGCATCGCCGTCATCGGCGCGTCGACGGGCGGACCTCCGGCCATCACCCGCTTGCTGAGCCGGTTGCCCGCGGATCTGCCGATGGCCGTGCTCATCGCGCAGCACATGCCGGAGAAGTTCACCAAGGCGTTCGCCGAGCGGCTCAATCGCTCCAGCTCCTTCGAGGTCGACGAGGCCGGCGATGGCGAAGAGATTCAGGCCGGTCGCGCGCTGATTTCACCCGGTGGCGGCGACCTGGTGATCAGCCGTCGCGGCGAGCGGCTCTGCGTGCGGGTGCTCACCGGCGAGTCGAAGCGCAAGTATCGCCCGAGCGTCGACGCGCTCTTCGAGAGCGCCGCCGCCGTGGGGCACGAGCTCGGCGTGGGCATCGCCGGCGCGGTGCTCACCGGCATGGGCGCCGATGGGAGAGAGGGCATCATCGCGCTGCAGAAGGCCGGCGCGCTCACCCTCGCCGAGAGCCCGGAGACGGCTGTCATCTGGGGCATGCCCAAGGAGGCCGTCGACACCGGTCGCGTGTCGCGCGTGCTCCCGCTCGACGCGCTCATCGAGGCGCTCGTGCGATTTGGACGCGAAGGACGCTGA
- a CDS encoding protein kinase, giving the protein MATADPKILANARNLLKKGDLDAAVREFVQAEAHDEAARALGQARRFIEGAELLLNTLGVRTNELATLRDPHLRARAQHAASLLRQGGFNKAADEIETQLERSDRFGPGAPEKTLRSASSDLSDEKTQIGRPNTQTGDVPPTMLQLEPLFDAPEPTKIQPRAPTRSSTPAPPRMATPPKVATPIRFTAPPKAEPPDDPELEEQTTRPPQRMTSSTGTPARRNTRDLQAAQARPSSVNPAKLEPGFQEGAVIAERYELGPLIGRGGMGRVFRATDREIGQQIAVKVFDRMDDATLLARFKQELLSSRSIAHPNVVRLFDIGTYAEHKYLTMELLVGQDLKERLAQPIAVSESLDLLVQACRGLEAAHAVGVIHRDIKPQNLFITEQRVVKIMDFGIAKFSAAAKLTSPGMGVGTPEFMAPEQIVDSSKVSPATDLYAIGVTAYRMCTGRVPFGDKDMLKLLKKQLKEDPPPPRSLNPRLPAQLEAIILKLLMKDPAARYQKAGEVAEAFTSVRKLFATPAH; this is encoded by the coding sequence ATGGCCACCGCCGACCCCAAGATCCTTGCGAACGCTCGCAATCTCTTGAAGAAGGGCGACCTCGACGCCGCCGTGCGTGAGTTCGTCCAGGCCGAGGCCCACGACGAGGCTGCCCGCGCCCTGGGCCAGGCGCGCCGCTTCATCGAGGGCGCGGAGCTCCTGCTGAACACGCTCGGCGTGCGCACCAACGAGCTCGCCACCCTGCGCGATCCGCACCTGCGCGCGCGCGCCCAGCACGCGGCCTCGCTCCTGCGGCAAGGCGGGTTCAACAAGGCGGCCGACGAGATCGAGACCCAGCTCGAGCGCTCCGATCGCTTTGGGCCGGGCGCGCCGGAGAAGACGCTCCGCTCCGCCTCGTCCGACCTGTCCGATGAGAAGACGCAGATCGGCCGGCCCAACACGCAGACGGGCGACGTGCCGCCCACCATGCTGCAGCTCGAGCCGCTCTTCGACGCCCCCGAGCCCACCAAAATCCAGCCGCGCGCGCCCACCCGGTCGAGCACGCCCGCGCCGCCGAGGATGGCCACGCCGCCCAAGGTGGCCACGCCCATCAGGTTCACGGCGCCACCCAAGGCCGAGCCACCCGACGATCCCGAGCTCGAGGAGCAGACCACGCGGCCGCCGCAGCGCATGACCTCGTCGACCGGCACGCCCGCGCGGCGCAACACGCGCGACCTGCAAGCGGCACAGGCCCGGCCGTCGAGCGTAAACCCGGCGAAGCTGGAGCCGGGCTTTCAAGAGGGCGCGGTCATCGCCGAGCGCTACGAGCTGGGGCCGCTGATTGGCCGCGGCGGCATGGGCCGCGTCTTTCGCGCGACAGATCGCGAGATCGGCCAGCAGATCGCCGTCAAGGTCTTCGATCGCATGGACGACGCGACGCTGCTCGCGCGCTTCAAGCAAGAGCTGCTCTCCTCGCGATCGATCGCGCACCCCAACGTGGTGCGGCTCTTCGACATCGGCACCTACGCGGAGCACAAGTACCTGACCATGGAGCTGCTCGTGGGCCAGGACTTGAAGGAGCGCCTGGCGCAGCCCATCGCGGTGTCGGAGAGCCTCGACCTGCTCGTGCAGGCCTGTCGCGGGCTGGAGGCAGCGCACGCGGTGGGCGTGATTCACCGCGACATCAAGCCGCAGAACCTCTTCATCACCGAGCAGCGGGTGGTGAAGATCATGGACTTCGGCATCGCCAAGTTCTCCGCGGCGGCCAAGCTCACCTCGCCGGGCATGGGCGTGGGCACGCCGGAGTTCATGGCGCCGGAGCAGATCGTCGACTCGAGCAAGGTCTCGCCGGCGACCGACCTCTACGCCATCGGCGTGACCGCGTACCGCATGTGCACCGGGCGCGTGCCCTTCGGCGACAAGGACATGCTCAAGCTGCTCAAGAAGCAGCTCAAGGAAGACCCGCCGCCGCCGCGCTCGCTCAACCCGCGCCTGCCGGCGCAGCTCGAGGCCATCATCCTCAAGCTGCTCATGAAGGACCCGGCGGCGCGCTACCAGAAGGCGGGCGAGGTGGCCGAGGCCTTCACCAGCGTGCGGAAGCTTTTCGCCACGCCCGCGCACTGA
- a CDS encoding response regulator, whose translation MKSHKVRALVVDDSPMLRKSVVAALRRIDALHCVEAGDGGEGLKRLSKEHFDILLTDINMPVMDGLKLIAAVRQPPLGLKIPIVVITTESDSKDRDRALALGATRYMVKPVQAPEVIAAVKELLDLP comes from the coding sequence ATGAAGTCCCACAAGGTCCGCGCGCTGGTGGTCGACGACAGCCCCATGCTCCGCAAGAGCGTGGTGGCCGCCTTGCGCCGCATCGACGCCCTTCACTGCGTGGAGGCCGGCGACGGCGGCGAGGGCTTGAAGCGCCTGTCGAAGGAGCACTTCGACATCCTCCTCACCGACATCAACATGCCGGTGATGGACGGGCTCAAGCTCATCGCGGCCGTCCGGCAGCCGCCCCTCGGGCTGAAGATCCCCATCGTGGTCATCACCACCGAGTCGGACTCGAAGGACCGGGACCGGGCGCTCGCGCTGGGCGCCACCCGCTACATGGTGAAGCCGGTGCAGGCGCCCGAGGTCATCGCAGCCGTGAAGGAGCTGCTGGACCTGCCGTAA
- a CDS encoding GAF domain-containing protein, whose translation MSEPKLRLGEQLLAAGLITDEGLREALAEQKVEGGYLADRLVELGLVDERNLLRFLAELTGAKYITVDTLAKAQLPPEALEKVPARHAELLCVLPLAFDARDSVLTLAVPELEQGLFEQVRLAAAVAKVQPIVALRASIRAGIRRFYYADHYAFATLDHGTAKPVVRPAVRESIIARSSAPKPMPQPKAAEDTERLRNELNRWKAVAELSRVLARERNVKALLHRALAFAFDQIPADDGVALLWDPKAKQLVPRGVRVRSGEVAEVPVSETLLKEIISEGGAITTDATVDERFSSSESIMASALRSALGVALKVSDQLSGALVFGTRGENAAVFKPEDLALAEELAKELALAIERIQTFRREETENLQRDRYSKHFPPATADQINQGALKLPEGGERYRATVLSARVIGSSAELGDDATPSSMVGTLSLHAEQMSDVVFAHGGMVLDNPGAHTVALFGVPRERGDELDRAVITARELLERVQFANELRIAEGRPSLEISIGIARGDVIVGVVGERMRSQFTALGHALSRAQQLVSSAHAGELVLDDEVAQAIEGRAGALEPGPISGSQRVRR comes from the coding sequence ATGTCCGAGCCCAAGCTGCGACTGGGGGAGCAGCTCCTGGCCGCCGGCCTCATCACCGATGAGGGCCTGCGCGAGGCCCTCGCCGAGCAGAAGGTGGAGGGCGGCTACCTCGCCGACCGGCTGGTGGAGCTCGGGCTGGTGGACGAACGCAACCTCCTGCGCTTCCTCGCCGAGCTCACCGGCGCCAAGTACATCACCGTGGACACGCTGGCGAAGGCGCAGCTCCCGCCCGAGGCGCTCGAGAAGGTGCCCGCGCGGCACGCGGAGCTGCTGTGCGTGCTGCCGCTCGCCTTCGACGCCCGGGACAGCGTGCTCACCCTGGCCGTGCCCGAATTGGAGCAGGGGCTCTTCGAGCAGGTTCGGCTCGCGGCGGCGGTGGCGAAGGTTCAGCCCATCGTGGCCCTGCGGGCGAGCATCCGGGCGGGCATCCGGCGCTTCTACTACGCGGACCACTACGCGTTTGCGACCCTCGATCACGGCACCGCCAAGCCCGTCGTTCGGCCGGCGGTGCGCGAGAGCATCATCGCCCGCTCGAGCGCGCCCAAGCCGATGCCGCAGCCGAAGGCGGCCGAGGACACCGAGCGGCTGCGCAACGAGCTCAACCGCTGGAAGGCGGTGGCCGAGCTCTCCCGCGTGCTGGCGCGCGAGCGGAACGTGAAGGCGCTCTTGCACCGCGCGCTGGCGTTCGCGTTCGACCAGATCCCCGCGGACGACGGCGTGGCGCTGCTCTGGGACCCCAAGGCCAAGCAGCTCGTGCCGCGCGGCGTGCGCGTGCGCTCGGGCGAGGTGGCCGAGGTGCCCGTGTCGGAGACGCTGCTCAAGGAGATCATCTCCGAGGGCGGCGCCATCACCACCGACGCCACCGTCGACGAGCGCTTCTCGTCCTCGGAGAGCATCATGGCCTCGGCGCTGCGCTCGGCCCTGGGCGTGGCCTTGAAGGTGAGCGATCAGCTCTCGGGCGCGCTGGTGTTCGGCACCCGCGGCGAGAACGCGGCGGTGTTCAAGCCCGAGGACCTGGCGCTCGCCGAAGAGCTGGCCAAGGAGCTCGCGCTGGCCATCGAGCGCATCCAGACCTTCCGCCGCGAGGAGACCGAGAACCTCCAGCGCGACCGCTACTCGAAGCACTTTCCGCCGGCCACGGCCGACCAGATCAACCAGGGCGCGCTCAAGCTCCCCGAGGGCGGCGAGCGCTACCGGGCCACGGTGCTGTCGGCGCGGGTCATCGGCTCCTCGGCCGAGCTCGGCGACGACGCCACGCCCAGCTCCATGGTGGGCACGCTCTCGCTTCACGCCGAGCAGATGTCGGACGTGGTCTTTGCCCACGGCGGCATGGTGCTCGACAACCCCGGCGCGCACACCGTGGCGCTCTTCGGCGTGCCCCGGGAGCGTGGCGACGAGCTCGACCGCGCGGTGATCACCGCTCGAGAGCTGCTGGAGCGGGTGCAGTTCGCCAACGAGCTCCGCATCGCCGAGGGGCGGCCGAGCCTGGAGATCTCCATCGGGATCGCGCGGGGCGACGTGATCGTCGGCGTGGTGGGCGAGCGGATGCGAAGCCAGTTCACGGCGCTGGGCCACGCGCTCTCCCGCGCGCAGCAGCTCGTCTCCAGCGCGCACGCGGGCGAGTTGGTGCTCGACGACGAGGTGGCGCAGGCCATCGAGGGCCGCGCGGGCGCCCTCGAGCCCGGCCCCATTTCCGGCAGCCAGAGGGTGAGGAGATAG
- a CDS encoding GNAT family N-acetyltransferase — translation MTASQPQDPSALPAAPLRLVPAGPEHAGLWLRWRDERLAQRFNPLDTMTLSDLRRRLEGWDGRLTDRRRDEYRWLILHGEEPVGTAALMKPSWRMGYGEIGYLISEPFQGRGLGTRAVRLLVTHIFQETALRRLQALVSVENIASQRLLERLGFTYEGTLRQYFVIQGKPVDEKLYAMLRGDWRQ, via the coding sequence GTGACCGCCAGCCAGCCCCAGGATCCCAGCGCCTTGCCTGCCGCGCCGCTGCGCCTCGTGCCCGCCGGGCCCGAGCACGCTGGCCTCTGGCTGCGCTGGCGTGACGAGCGCTTGGCCCAGCGCTTCAACCCGCTGGACACGATGACGCTCTCCGACCTGCGCCGCCGCCTCGAGGGCTGGGACGGCCGCCTCACCGATCGCCGCCGCGACGAGTACCGCTGGCTCATCCTCCACGGCGAGGAGCCGGTGGGGACGGCCGCGCTGATGAAGCCGTCGTGGCGCATGGGCTACGGCGAGATCGGCTACCTCATCAGCGAGCCCTTTCAGGGCCGCGGGCTGGGCACGCGGGCGGTGCGACTCCTCGTGACCCACATCTTCCAGGAGACGGCGCTGCGAAGGCTTCAGGCGCTGGTGAGCGTGGAGAACATCGCCTCGCAGCGGCTGCTGGAGCGGCTCGGCTTCACCTACGAGGGCACGCTGCGGCAGTACTTCGTCATCCAGGGCAAGCCGGTGGACGAGAAGCTGTACGCCATGCTCCGCGGCGATTGGCGTCAGTAG